In Achromobacter pestifer, the DNA window GGAGTTCGACCCCGATCCCGGCGCTGGCCGGCCTGGTGGTGGCTTGCGCCGTCATCCTGGCGCTGGCGCTGGGCCTGTCGGCCCTGGCCGGCCGGGTGCTGGGCTTCAACGTGGAAGACCGCATCACGCTGCTGTTCTGCGGTTCGAAGAAAAGCCTGGCCAGCGGCATTCCGATGGCCCAGGTGCTGTTCGCCGGCCACGCCGTGGGCGCGATCGTGCTGCCCCTGATGCTGTTCCACCAGATCCAGCTGATGGTGTGCGGCGTGCTGGCCGCGCGCTTCGGCAAGCGGCCCGAAGCAGAAGCCTGAAACAGGTTCCTTCCCGCCAATGAAAAACCGCGCCTCGGCGCGGTTTTGCTTTGAGCGGGAGGACTCAGTACATGTCTCGCGGCTGCGAGCCCGAGAAGTTCAGGAAGCGCGTGCTAGAGCCCTGGAAGGTCAAGCGCACCGTGCCGATGGGACCGTTACGCTGCTTGCCGATAATGATCTCGGCCGTGCCCTTGTCCGGCGAGTCGGGGTTGTAGACCTCGTCGCGATAGATGAACAGGATCACGTCGGCGTCCTGTTCGATGGCGCCCGATTCGCGCAGGTCGCTCATCACGGGACGCTTGTTGGGCCGCTGTTCCAGGCTTCGGTTCAGCTGCGACAGGGCGATCAGCGGACAGTTGAGTTCCTTGGCCAGACCCTTGAGCGAACGGCTGATTTCCGACACTTCGGTGGCGCGGTTTTCGCCCGAGCCGTTGCCCGACATGAGCTGCAGGTAGTCGATGATGATCAGGCCCAACTGGCCGCATTGCCGCGCCAGGCGGCGCGTGCGCGCGCGCACTTCCATCGGGCTGAGCGCGGGCGTTTCGTCGATGTAGACCTGGGCGTCCTGCATGAGCTGCACGGCGTGCGTCACGCGCGGCCAGTCGTCGGCGATCAGCTTGCCGGTACGCATGCGGTGCTGGTCCAGCAAGCCCACCGAACCCAGCATGCGCATCGCCAATTGCACGGCGCCCATTTCCATGGAAAACACCGCCACCGGCAGGCCCTGCTCGATGGCCACATGTTCGCCGATGTTCATGGAGAACGAGGTCTTGCCCATGGACGGGCGGCCGGCCACGATGATCAGGTCGCCGCCATGCATGCCAGACGTCATCTTGTCCAGATCGGCGAAACCGGTAGGCACGCCCGTCACATCGGAGCTGCCCTCGCGGTGGTAAAGCTCATCGATGCGTTCAACCACCTGCGTGAGCAAGGGCTGGATCTCCTGGAAGCCAGCAGCGCCGCGCGACCCTTCCTGCGCAATCTTGAAGACCTTGGATTCAGCCTCGTCCAGCAACTGGCGGGCTTCCTTGCCTTGCGGATTCAGGGCAGCCGAGGAAATCTCGTCAGCGATCGACACCAGCTTGCGCAGCATGGCGCGTTCGCGCACGATTTCGCCATAGCGCCGGATGTTGGCAGCTGACGGGGTGTTATGCGCCAGGGCATTCAGGTAGGCCAGCCCGCCTGAGTCTTCCGCCTTGCCCGCGCTGATCAGGGACTCGTTGACCGTGATCACGTCCGCGGGACGCGCCAGCCCGATAAGGCGGGCGATGTGGTGCCAGATCAGCCTGTGATCGTGACGGTAGAAGTCTTCTTCCACCAGCACGTCGGCGATGCGGTCCCAGGCGGTGTTGTCCAGCAGCAGGCCGCCCAGAACCGACTGCTCCGCCTCGATGGAATGGGGGGGAACGCGCAGGTATTCGAGCTGGGGATCGGCGGGTGTATTCATGACTTCAATAGTAACGGCTGCAGGATGTCCGCGACGCGGAAGAATCCCTGGATATCACGCGAGGGCAGACGGCCCAGCACGACGCGCAAGGGCGCGGCGATGCCGCAGAGCACGCGCGCCAGACGTGTCAGGCGGGCTCGGACCTCGGCATCGGGGTTGCTCTCGAAATAGACTTCGAGCGCCAGTTTACCCAGCACACGGGCAACGTCGTCGGGCAATTTACGCAAAGACACCAGAGAGGCCAGCATCT includes these proteins:
- a CDS encoding replicative DNA helicase, translating into MNTPADPQLEYLRVPPHSIEAEQSVLGGLLLDNTAWDRIADVLVEEDFYRHDHRLIWHHIARLIGLARPADVITVNESLISAGKAEDSGGLAYLNALAHNTPSAANIRRYGEIVRERAMLRKLVSIADEISSAALNPQGKEARQLLDEAESKVFKIAQEGSRGAAGFQEIQPLLTQVVERIDELYHREGSSDVTGVPTGFADLDKMTSGMHGGDLIIVAGRPSMGKTSFSMNIGEHVAIEQGLPVAVFSMEMGAVQLAMRMLGSVGLLDQHRMRTGKLIADDWPRVTHAVQLMQDAQVYIDETPALSPMEVRARTRRLARQCGQLGLIIIDYLQLMSGNGSGENRATEVSEISRSLKGLAKELNCPLIALSQLNRSLEQRPNKRPVMSDLRESGAIEQDADVILFIYRDEVYNPDSPDKGTAEIIIGKQRNGPIGTVRLTFQGSSTRFLNFSGSQPRDMY